TGACCCCGAAGACACTTTTGATGAATACGCTGCTGCTGAACGGGAGCAAAAAGCTATTGATGCTGAAAGGGCACTGGAAAAATCCCGTCAAAACAAAATGAATAAAGAAAACGACAAAGAAATGGATCGCTAATACAATGGAACCTAAAAACAAATCCGATCCCACTGTTGAAGATATTATGTTGGCTCATTCAGTAGCCAACCTCTGTAGGCTATTGCAAAGAAAAAGAATTAATAACCCTCCAAAAACAAAATACCCTTCACCAACTAACCGGGAGTAACCCCTCACAAAAACTAACCCTTCACAAAGAGTTGGAAAGCATTGCCAATAAAGAGGCACACCTTCTACGGCAAGTACACAATTTAAAGGCTTCATTGGAAACGGTTCAATTACAGTACAGTATAGAACGCTACCCGGCAGATTTTGACACTCCCAAACACCCATCATTGCTTGATACCCTTCGTAAAAACAGAAAAGAAAGGGATGAAGATATAGAGCGGCAATCACATTTAATAAGTACAAATTTTTTTACCATTTAAATAGTTACAATAATGAATATACAAAAAACCAATCCTATGGATGCGGGGCTTGAAGCCCTGCTTCATAGGGAACTCGACACCATTAAAGAAAAATTTATTTCCGATGCCAACCATTTAGCAGTAAGTAACCTTCCCCGCGAAGGCGAAACCTTTTCCTTCTATTGGGCGGAACACCATAGCAAATTTGAGAACCTTATAACTCGTATCAATCAACATCTTCAAAGTGATGCCTTGCTATTTGAGGTGCGCCAAACTACCGATGCGGCAAACAGCAATAAGCAAGATTTGCATAATTCCCGCAAAGAGTTAGGGGATGCCCTTACAGACCATTGCGCGAATATGTCACAGCCGCCCGATTACAATCCGGCTAAACACATGGGCATCAAAACAACGGTGGCAGCCATTGCCTTGTTTGAAGGGCTTTATACTACCCCGATCTTCTCTCAGTTTGGCCTCAACTGGATAGAGTCGGCAATAGCCGCTTCACTCTTGGCGATAGCTCTCTCCTCCTATTACGATAGCGTACCTGCGGTACTGCGCCGTGCACGTACCCCAAAAGAAAAACGCATTGTGTTTGCGATTATGTGGCTACTGCCGGTTGTCTTCTTTTATTTCATAGGCACGGGGAGGGCCGATTATCTCACACAGTTATCGCAACAAGATGGCGGGGAAGGTATCATATACAGTCCGGGGTTGTTTATTGTTACCTCGGTAATAATGACTTCAATTGCTATGTTGTTATCCTTACTCCAACCGGATAAAGAAACCAAAACAAAATATACCAATTACAAAACAGCACAGCGTAAAAAGAAGGAGTTGGAAGCACAGCTTGAGGCAATTGAGCAACAGATAAAAGCTACCGATGTAAACTCCCGCTCAACGGCACTGTCAGCCGCACAAATCTACGAGTACGGCCATACCCTCGAGCAACAGGTAATCTCCTTTGCAAAGAGTGGTTTTGAGGACTATAAAAAGCGCATTGTAACCCGAAAGACAACACCATTCGCACCATCCATTCAAGAGCCGTATCCTTTTCCGTTTAAAACAAACTTCAACTACAAATCCACCACATCTAATGAATAAACTCATCTTCTTTGCAGTCATTGCAGCGATAGCAGCAGGCTGTACCCAACAACACTCGTCAGACTCCTTTAATATAGAACTGGTAGTGTTGGTAGATATTACCGACCCACACCTCATCTATCCCGATGCCATCACCTTGTTGGAATTTGCAGGAGTAACTGCGGATATATACACAGGTGCGTGCATTACCGTAATCCCCATCACCGACGGGGATTATACGGAAGCAATTCTATGCAAACTGCCTAAAGAAAATCCGTTAACGGTGAACAAAGACCTGCGTAAGCAAAAAGTGAAACAATTTTCTAAAGAGTTATCTGCACAATTGACCGTGCTTGCCAAACGCGATAGCATTAAGAAAGCGAAATCTATAGTTTTCAGAACTTGTGCCAAAGCACTCAATACACTCTCAAAAAAAACGGCATCACACAACGCACGCAAAGTCTGCATAATCTACTCAGACCTGCTCGAGCATTCAAGCGTCAGCCTGTACGATTCAAAGACTCAGGAACTATTAAATAAAGACCCGGAAGCCGTAGCGTCAGCCTTGGAGCAGCAGTATCCGTTAGAGGACCTGAACAACATCAGTATTTTCTTGGTGTATAAAGCACCAAACTATAAAGAAAACGAAGCGTATGCAAAACGCTCGCAGGTTTTTGCGCATATCTTCAGAAAGCACGGCGCAGAGGTATTCATCGGCTCCCTCGGTAGCCGGTATGCAGACAATTATCAGTAATACACATTTACCATGTCCAAACGCCCTCTATTTGTATGGGGTAGGAGATTCGGAAAAGTCACGCTTTTATTAGGTGCTGTAAAGAACACCGCATCGGAACCGAAGCAATCCCCCTATTACCAGCCACAAGGGAAATCAAGCGCAGGAGCTCTTGCCTTCGCATTTTTGGTTATCGCCCTCTACCTCTTTGCCAAATACTACGGCTGGGTGGAATAGTGCTATTGCACAAAGGCTTTTTTGCCTACACACCTCAAATCAAAAACTCTTCAATTTTTTCTAAACAAATTTTCAATTACCAATTCATTAAAAAATAAAATATCATGGACAACGCCAACAAAATTTTGGGTTATATTTTTCGCATCAGTATAACCCTTGCACACAAAACCCTTATCTTCTTAGGCAAATTAATTGAGCTTATTTTAAAAACCTTCTTCGCCCTTATCGCTGGTACGACAGCTACTCAAGCCACTACTACCCAACACAACGCTTCTTTCAAGGACAATCCCGGTGAACTTATCAGTTTTTGGAACAAAGGCGTGAGGATTGGCGACCGTGCGCTTTCGATAGAAACCTGCACACGCCACATGGCTGTTTTTGGTGCTCCGGGTAGCTCAAAGAGTTTAGCGGTTGTGGCCACAACACTCCTTTCATCACGAGGTGAAAAAAGCTATGTGGTTAGAGATCCAGCAGGTGAATTACACAGGATAACATCAGGCTATCTTAAGCAACAAGGATATGATGTTCGGGTTATAAATTTATCAAACGCTCAATTAAGTTCTGATGCATGGAACCCACTTGATGGGAACTTGTCTGATGCCGATTTAGGAAGGCTGGCAGAATTAGTTACTACACCAAACAATGGGGGAAACGAAGGAGAGTCCTACTGGCGACACTCAGCCAAAGAGCTTGCATTCGTGCTTATGAAAATCCTCAAAACCCAAGACCCTAAATATCACAATTTTTACAACTTGAAACGATTATGCGAAAAATTTGCAAGCGACGACAAGGCTCTTGATAAATATGTCATACACGCACCTGAAGATTTGCAACTTGCCTACGCAAGTATCATCAGTATCCCGGATAAAACAAGGCTTTCAACAGTGGCGACCCTTAAGGCCAGTCTTGCGTGTTTTGTAGATACAAACCTCGCACAGATCAGTTCTAAAAGCACGTTCGATTGGGGCATTACCCGCACCCGACCGACGTGCATCTTTGTCCAAGCATCTGTACTTGACGACAAATACTTAAACCTCTATCAGTCCATACTGTTTTTCCGCCTGATGAATAGTCTAATGACTGACGTTACAAAAGACGGATTACCGGTGGTATTAGCCATTGATGAGGCATCATCGCTCAGCCTAGGTACATTTCTCGAAACGATTTTGGCGACAAGTAGGAAGTATAAAATTTCTATCCTGCTGATTTATCAATCATTTTCGCAAGTAGAGCGTGCCTATGGAAAAGCAGGGGCGGAAAGCGTTATAAGCTGTTGCTATTCAAAACTATACATGGCGGGTCAGAATTTGACTACAGCACAAGAACTTCAACAAATGCTTGGTACAACGACTGTAACTGATGAAAATGGCGCAAAGCGAGTTGAACCTTTAATGTCGGCTTATTCCATTAGAACAATGCAAAAGGATAAGGCATTATTACTTTGTGGTAATTACCCAGCTATTATTGCTGATGTTAAACCCTACTACACTATTTGGCGGTTTAAAGAACGGTCAAAAATACCTCCAACAGTTATTGAGCCAATCTCACAGATTATTATTCCGCAATTACCCCTCTAACTGTTTCTTGTTATGGCACGCAAACCCAAACAGGGAAGCGGGTGGTTTACCTACATGGAGCAACAGGGGTTAGTAGGCGCGGATGAAAACAGACTAAAAATTGCCCGCAAAAAGTACCATGCGATTTGGAAACGTGAGTGGCGAAAGCAACAAAAAGACAGCGGGGCTGTATATTACAAGCCCCGCTTTTCTAAAGATGAAGTAACGCAACTCAAAAAAGCAGCCACAGCCTACGGAAACAGTCCAACCAAGCTCATCCAAGAAATCACCATCGGCCACCTCAATAATTCTCCAGTATTGCCCAATGTTGCAATCTTTAGAAAGATTATGCAATTGCTCGGCCTCATCCACGAACATCTCACTCAACACGAAAACACCACCCTCTCATTCGATGAACTCGATACTTTAAAAGCCCGCCTTACCATACTGGAAAACTGGACCATGAGCTTGTACCACAACCCGCCGGAATTGTTGGAGTTAATCGAGCAATCCTTACAAAGGTCCCCGGAACTTATAACAACCATTAGGCAACTAATCGAAAAAAAGTAACCGTGATTATCAAGTCCCTTAGCCGCAAGACCCCATCCTATCGACAACTCATAAACTATGTTCTGCACGAAAATGAAAAACCCGCACCCGACGGGCTTGAGCGGTTTGTGTACACTAAAAACCTCACCGGCCACACAGTAGATGAATGGGTGCAATCTTTCGAAACTCAGGAAAGCTATCGCTTATACCAACGCTCTAACCAAAACTACCTGTACCACGTTATAATTAGCTGGCATATTTCTGATAGACAGAACATCACAACTGCGATGCTAAAAGATATTGCAAGGGAGTTTGCCAAACGAAGGGGTATATCACTGTACGTTGCAACACCACATTTTTTGCAAAATGCGGTACACCTGCACGTGGTGCACTCAAGTTTAGAGCTACTCACGGGGAGGTCGTTGCGAATAAGTAAAGGTGAGTTCGCCAAACTCAAGCGGGATTTGGAAGCCATACAATTGGAACGCTACCCCGAAATAACTCACTCCGTCGTAGATCACGACAAAAACAACAAGGTACGGATACACGATAATGAATACCACCTTAAAGCACGGACTGGTACAACCGACAAAGAAATACTTACCCACGCCATAGAGCAGGCACTCACCATATCCGCCTCACCCGATGATCTCAAACAACTTTTACAGGAACAGGGGATTACTGTATATGAACGAAACGGCCGTTTGCAAGGGGTTTTAGCTCCTAAAACCAACAGAAAGGTACGGTTCTCCCGGCTTGGGTTTGATAACCACATCAACGCATTACAAAAGGAACATACAAAAGAAAAAGAAATAGTATCAACCCTTGACCGTATCCGTAAGCAACGCGAAGAGCGAAAGAAGGAAAGGGAACGGTGATACACCATTTATAAAGGGATTTATAAATCAGGCTGCCTATGGCGGCCTTTTTTGTTTCTAGACATGAAAGGGGCTTGGGGAAAACGGCACAAAAAATACAGCCCTGAAAGGTAGGCATAATGTATTTTTTGGATTGTTGTCCCCAACCAGATTGCATTGGACGGTTAATGGATACCGTCCAATGCAATCTGGCTGATTCAGAGAATATAGATTTACACTTGACACAACATAGATATTTTTATAATATTTGTAGAAGATGTTTGTTTTTTTGAAAAAACCGCGTACCTTTGCCGTCCGTTAAATTTTTATTGTTCACTATTAAACTATTTACTAGTCGGTTGCAATAGCTTATTAACATTTTGTGAAGATTAAGAATTTATATCAGGATAGCGTCTTGAGTAAATTTGAAAATAATAGAACCCGCCCACGCTTAATGAAATTTTTTCATGCGCACCCGGGCGGGTCATTTTTTTTACGCTATGACGGATTTTCTAAAACCACATCTTACTATTGATGAGCAAATTAATCTACTCGAAGCTCGAGGTTTAATCATCAATGATAAAAAGCAAGCTCGAGATTATCTTTCGATGATATGTTACTTTCGGCTAATACCATATCAACGTGATTTACAGGATAATCAAAGTGCTGATCATTCTTTTTTTGATGGTATAACTACAGACAACATCTTTCAAATTTATTTCTTTGATAGGGAACTTCGTCTGTTGATATTCGACATGATAGAACATTTCGAAGTTGCTTTTAGAACACAACTGAGTTACCATTATTCCGTTGATGAACTTCCTTTTTCCAATGGGGCAGGAAGGAGATGGTGGTTTGAAGATCCAAAGAATTTTAAGGAGCGTAAAATCTTTAATCAAAACTTGAGGACAATTGATGAAGAAATTGAAAGGGCAAAGAAGGAGAGTATAATTCGGCATTATCATTCAAAATACACTATCCCCAAACGGCCACCTTCTTGGATTACTTTTGAAGTAATTTCACTAGGATTACTGTCAAAAATATTTCGTTTACTAAAGTTATCTGAAGCAAAAAAAACAATTACAAAGAATTTCAATCTTTACTCCCCGGATCTACTTGAAAGTTGGCTTCACACATTGACTTATGTAAGAAATATTTGTGCCCATCACGGACGTTTATGGAATAGGACAATGAAAGTTCGACCTCAAGTTTTAACAAAGCCCCAAGATATTTGGATAAGTGATAATAATGTAAGTTTGGATAAAATCTACATATCCCTGTGCTGTGGATTATATCTTTTGA
This sequence is a window from Bacteroidota bacterium. Protein-coding genes within it:
- a CDS encoding type IV secretion system DNA-binding domain-containing protein, translated to MDNANKILGYIFRISITLAHKTLIFLGKLIELILKTFFALIAGTTATQATTTQHNASFKDNPGELISFWNKGVRIGDRALSIETCTRHMAVFGAPGSSKSLAVVATTLLSSRGEKSYVVRDPAGELHRITSGYLKQQGYDVRVINLSNAQLSSDAWNPLDGNLSDADLGRLAELVTTPNNGGNEGESYWRHSAKELAFVLMKILKTQDPKYHNFYNLKRLCEKFASDDKALDKYVIHAPEDLQLAYASIISIPDKTRLSTVATLKASLACFVDTNLAQISSKSTFDWGITRTRPTCIFVQASVLDDKYLNLYQSILFFRLMNSLMTDVTKDGLPVVLAIDEASSLSLGTFLETILATSRKYKISILLIYQSFSQVERAYGKAGAESVISCCYSKLYMAGQNLTTAQELQQMLGTTTVTDENGAKRVEPLMSAYSIRTMQKDKALLLCGNYPAIIADVKPYYTIWRFKERSKIPPTVIEPISQIIIPQLPL
- a CDS encoding relaxase/mobilization nuclease domain-containing protein; the encoded protein is MIIKSLSRKTPSYRQLINYVLHENEKPAPDGLERFVYTKNLTGHTVDEWVQSFETQESYRLYQRSNQNYLYHVIISWHISDRQNITTAMLKDIAREFAKRRGISLYVATPHFLQNAVHLHVVHSSLELLTGRSLRISKGEFAKLKRDLEAIQLERYPEITHSVVDHDKNNKVRIHDNEYHLKARTGTTDKEILTHAIEQALTISASPDDLKQLLQEQGITVYERNGRLQGVLAPKTNRKVRFSRLGFDNHINALQKEHTKEKEIVSTLDRIRKQREERKKERER
- a CDS encoding Abi family protein, translated to MRTRAGHFFYAMTDFLKPHLTIDEQINLLEARGLIINDKKQARDYLSMICYFRLIPYQRDLQDNQSADHSFFDGITTDNIFQIYFFDRELRLLIFDMIEHFEVAFRTQLSYHYSVDELPFSNGAGRRWWFEDPKNFKERKIFNQNLRTIDEEIERAKKESIIRHYHSKYTIPKRPPSWITFEVISLGLLSKIFRLLKLSEAKKTITKNFNLYSPDLLESWLHTLTYVRNICAHHGRLWNRTMKVRPQVLTKPQDIWISDNNVSLDKIYISLCCGLYLLRVIDPKTKFVAKFNAIVEKYPEVDLAYMGFPIDWRDEPFWNEDARVL